One region of Molothrus aeneus isolate 106 chromosome 1, BPBGC_Maene_1.0, whole genome shotgun sequence genomic DNA includes:
- the RBFA gene encoding putative ribosome-binding factor A, mitochondrial, producing MWGVRVAVVPLCCRALRSSAALGGSRNLLRKMLRKNKKKYWYDSPTLGSQTLYKPTKLDFLKKNDLTKARREDNMRCRVLNGLIHKAVLEMATTCEVSQEFYDLKLEICKVSLSSNFSACRVYWNPASTVEKDSYIESVLRKSAPRIRYLLKSQQIVGNVPPVIFIKDKEAAAVKEVEDLLAIADFGPPEEEESSQNDSSKLFPSTAQSSDSPIRPNLFGVDHELLNKQIMDYKKMKASRHTQNFVWTEKQQQQLSKIQKKMKKKKARNPPDDDDVMPQKHLLDRYEADYWDDNTESASDYELQDELQEEVNELDVDDDKTLTQPTGKRK from the exons ATGTGGGGCGTCCGGGTGGCCGTGGTGCCGCTGTGCTGCCGGGCCCTGCGCAGCTCCGCAGCCCTGGGCGGCTCCCGGAATTTGCTGCGGAAAATGCTCCGCAAGAATAA AAAGAAGTACTGGTATGACAGCCCTACCCTGGGATCACAAACG tTGTATAAACCAACCAAGTTggactttttaaagaaaaatgaccTTACAAAAGCAAGGAGAGAAGACAATATGCGCTGCAGAGTCTTGAATGGGCTTATTCATAAAGCTGTGTTAGAGATGGCCACTACCTGTGAAGTCAGTCAGGAATTTTATGATCTCAAGCTGGAAATCTGCAAG GTGTCCCTGTCATCCAACTTTTCAGCGTGCCGTGTGTACTGGAACCCTGCTTCCACTGTGGAGAAGGACAGTTACATTGAAAGTGTGCTGCGAAAGAGTGCTCCACGTATACG GTATCTTCTGAAGAGTCAGCAGATTGTAGGAAATGTACCCCCAGTAATATTTATAAAAGACAAAGAAGCTGCAGCTGTAAAAGAG GTGGAGGACTTACTGGCAATTGCTGATTTTGGACCTCCAGAAGAAGAAGAATCATCTCAAAATGATTCAAG TAAACTCTTCCCTTCAACAGCTCAATCTTCAGATTCACCCATACGGCCTAATCTGTTTGGTGTTGATCATGAACTGCTGAATAAACAGATAATGGActataaaaaaatgaaagcgTCAAGACATACACAAAACTTTGTCTggacagagaagcagcagcagcagctttctaagattcaaaagaaaatgaaaaagaaaaaagcaaggaaTCCTCCTGACGATGATGACGTTATGCCCCAGAAACACTTACTGGACAGATACGAAGCTGATTACTGGGATGATAACACTGAATCAGCCTCAGACTATGAGCTGCAGGATGAATTACAGGAAGAGGTGAATGAATTGGATGTGGATGATGACAAAACTTTAACTCAGCCTACTGGTAAAAGGAAATGA
- the LOC136553413 gene encoding probable 2-ketogluconate reductase, with translation MESQELPYVLVDCIGGRLGVYEDHLGFLKKHFHLITMKEYLENKTLLSKKIRAIYVWYHKPAINEELLQSLPNLKVVASAGVGIDHLDLKLLSSYGVKVSNTPFIVSTDTADMGMALMLASSRRLVEGHEMAVSPDTEYFPVDWLGVEVSGATLGILGMGKIGYKVAERAKAFEMKILYHNRNQRKKEEESAVGAVYCKKIDDLLQQSDFVLLAVTLTPQTHKLIGKRELELMKPTATLINISRGLIVDQDALVEALQNKVIKAAALDVTYPEPLPRDHPLLKLKNVIITPHIGSATKKTRWVMMEEMAESIEAGLAGLPIPREVLP, from the exons ATGGAGAGTCAGGAACTGCCTTATGTGCTAGTTGACTGTATAGGAGGGAGGCTTGGAGTATATGAAGACCATCTTGGATTTCTGAAGAAACATTTTCATCTCATCACCATGAAAGAATATCTTGAAAACAAGACACTTCTCAGCAAAAAGATCAGAGCTATCTATGTGTGGTATCACAAACCAGCTATTAATgaagagctgctccagagcttgCCTAACTTGAAGGTAGTTGCAAGTGCAGGAGTGGGAATAGATCACTTGGATCTGAAACTCCTCTCCAGCTATGGTGTGAAGGTGTCCAATACTCCATTTATTGTTTCCACTGACACTGCAGACATGGGGATGGCTTTGATGCTGGCATCTTCCAGGAGACTTGTGGAAG GCCATGAGATGGCAGTCTCCCCTGACACAGAGTATTTCCCCGTTGACTGGCTGGGGGTTGAGGTTTCTGGAGCAACCCTGGGAATCCTGGGAATGGGCAAAATTGGTTACAAAGTGGCTGAAAGAGCCAAAGCCTTTGAAATGAAGATTTTGTACCACAACAGAAATCAGAG aaaaaaggaagaagaaagtgcTGTTGGAGCTGTTTACTGTAAGAAGATAGATGATTTGCTCCAGCAGTCAGATTTTGTATTATTAGCTGTGACCCTAACTCCACAGACACACAAACTGATTGggaagagggagctggagctgatgaAACCCACTGCTACTCTTATTAATATCAGCAGAG GTCTAATAGTGGATCAGGATGCTTTGGTGGAAGCCCTTCAAAACAAAGTTATtaaggcagctgctctggatgtGACATATCCTGAACCTTTGCCAAG gGATCACCCCTTGTTAAAGCTGAAGAATGTTATAATAACTCCTCACATCGGAAGTGCCACCAAGAAGACGCGCTGGGTTATGATGGAGGAAATGGCAGAGAGCATAGAGGCAGGCCTGGCGGGTCTTCCTATCCCTCGTGAggtgctgccctga